The Pan troglodytes isolate AG18354 chromosome 8, NHGRI_mPanTro3-v2.0_pri, whole genome shotgun sequence genome window below encodes:
- the ZNF438 gene encoding zinc finger protein 438 isoform X1 — translation MQNSVSVPPKDEGESNIPSGTIQSRKGLQNKSQFRTIAPKIVPKVLTSRMLPCHSPSRSDQVNLGPSINSKPLGMSTQNYALMQVAGQEGTFSLVALPHVASAQPIQKPRMSLPENLKLPIPRYQPPRNSKASRKKPILIFPKSGCSKAPAQTQMCPQMSPSPPHHPELLYKPSPFEEVPSLEQAPASISTAALTNGSDHGDLRPPVTNTHGSLNPPATPASSTPEEPAKQDLTDLSGKAHFVSKITSSKPSAVGSEKFKEQVDLAKTMTSLSPTILGNAVQLISSVPKGKLPIPPYSRMKTMEVYKIKSAANIAGFSLPGPKADCDKISSTTEGFNAATKVASRLPVPQVSQESACESAFCPPTKLDLNHKTKLNSGAAKRKGRKRKVPDEILAFQGKRRKCIINKCRDGKERVKNDPQEFRDQKLGTLKKYRSIMPKPIMVIPTLASLASPTTLQSQMLGGLGQDVLLNNSLTPKYLGCKQDSSSSPKPSSVFRNGFSGIKKPWHRCHVCNHHFQFKQHLRDHMNTHTNRRPYSCRICRKSYVRPGSLSTHMKLHHGENRLKKLMCCEFCAKVFGHIRVYFGHLKEVHRVVISTEPAPSELQPGDIPKNRDMSVRGMEGSLERENKSNLEEDFLLNQADEVKLQIKCGRCQITAQSFAEIKFHLLYVHGEEIEGRLQEGTFPGSKGTREELVQHASPDWKRHPERGKPEKVHSSSEESHACPRLKRQLHLHQNGVEMLMENEGPQSGTNKPRETCQGPEHPGLHTVLLWSHSGFNCLLCAEMLGRKEDLLHHWKHQHNCEDPSKLWAILNTVSNQGVIELPSEAEK, via the exons ATGCAGAATTCTGTATCAGTACCACCAAAAGATGAAG GTGAATCAAACATCCCTTCTGGAACAATACAGAGTAGGAAAGGTTTGCAGAATAAGAGTCAGTTTAGGACCATTGCACCAAAAATTGTGCCCAAAGTCCTAACGTCCAGAATGCTGCCATGTCATTCACCATCACGCTCTGATCAGGTGAATCTGGGACCCTCCATCAACTCCAAGCCGCTGGGGATGTCCACCCAGAACTATGCCCTGATGCAGGTTGCTGGCCAGGAGGGGACATTTTCTCTTGTTGCTCTGCCACATGTTGCCTCAGCTCAGCCAATTCAGAAACCCAGAATGTCCCTACCTGAAAACCTGAAACTTCCTATTCCTAGATATCAACCCCCTAGAAATAGCAAAGCATCGAGAAAGAAACCCATCCTGATCTTTCCTAAGAGTGGCTGTAGCAAAGCTCCTGCCCAAACCCAAATGTGTCCTCAGATGTCCCCTTCCCCACCTCACCACCCTGAACTCCTGTACAAACCCAGTCCATTTGAGGAAGTACCATCACTAGAGCAAGCCCCAGCCAGCATTAGCACAGCTGCGCTGACCAATGGAAGTGACCATGGGGACTTGAGACCACCAGTGACCAACACCCATGGCAGTCTGAACCCTCCTGCTACCCCAGCATCATCCACACCAGAGGAGCCTGCCAAGCAGGACCTCACAGATCTTTCAGGGAAAGCACACTTTGTAAGCAAGATAACATCTAGTAAACCTTCTGCTGTTGGCAGtgaaaaatttaaagaacaagTTGATCTTGCAAAAACCATGACCAGTTTATCACCAACCATTCTTGGCAATGCAGTTCAGTTGATCTCTTCAGTCCCCAAAGGGAAACTGCCAATCCCACCCTACTCAAGAATGAAGACAATGGAGGTTTACAAAATCAAATCAGCTGCTAACATTGCAGGTTTTTCTTTACCAGGACCTAAGGCCGACTGTGATAAGATATCCTCCACCACAGAAGGCTTTAATGCAGCCACCAAGGTGGCAAGCAGGCTACCTGTTCCACAAGTGTCACAGGAGAGTGCCTGTGAAAGTGCCTTTTGTCCACCCACCAAACTTGATCTTaaccacaaaacaaaactgaacagTGGAGcagcaaagagaaaaggaagaaaacggAAGGTACCAGATGAAATTTTGGCATTTCAGGGAAAAAGGAGGAAATGTATCATTAATAAGTGTAGAGATGGtaaagaaagagtaaaaaatgatccccaagaattcaGAGACCAAAAGCTGGGGACCCTGAAAAAATACCGTAGCATTATGCCCAAACCTATCATGGTCatacccactttggcctccctgGCTTCTCCAACTACACTACAGTCCCAGATGCTTGGGGGCCTAGGACAGGATGTTTTGTTAAATAATTCACTCACTCCTAAATATCTTGGCTGTAAGCAAGACAGCAGCTCTTCCCCTAAGCCCAGCTCCGTGTTCAGAAATGGATTCTCTGGCATTAAGAAGCCTTGGCACAGATGTCACGTCTGCAACCACCACTTCCAGTTCAAACAGCACCTTCGAGACCACATGAATACACACACCAACAGACGCCCTTACAGTTGTCGGATTTGTCGCAAGTCCTATGTACGTCCTGGCAGCCTGAGCACACACATGAAACTTCATCATGGTGAGAACCGTCTGAAGAAACTCATGTGTTGTGAGTTTTGTGCAAAAGTGTTTGGCCACATCCGAGTCTATTTTGGCCATCTGAAAGAAGTGCATAGGGTTGTGATCAGCACTGAGCCTGCGCCCAGTGAACTGCAGCCAGGAGACATACCAAAGAACAGAGACATGAGTGTGCGAGGCATGGAGGGATCATTGGAGAG GGAAAACAAGTCCAACCTGGAAGAAGACTTCCTTCTAAACCAGGCAGATGAAGTCAAATTACAAATCAAATGTGGTCGTTGTCAGATTACTGCTCAGTCTTTTGcggaaataaaatttcatttactttATGTTCATGGAGAGGAAATTGAGGGCAGGCTACAAGAAGGGACCTTCCCAGGAAGCAAGGGGACTCGGGAAGAGTTGGTGCAGCACGCTAGCCCCGACTGGAAAAGGCATCCTGAGAGAGGGAAGCCAGAGAAGGTTCATTCCTCCTCCGAGGAGTCACACGCATGTCCAAGACTGAAAAGGCAGCTCCACCTTCATCAGAATGGCGTGGAAATGCTCATGGAAAATGAAGGACCCCAGTCAGGAACCAACAAGCCAAGGGAAACCTGCCAGGGCCCTGAGCATCCTGGCCTCCACACGGTTCTCTTGTGGTCCCATTCAGGCTTTAACTGCCTGCTTTGTGCAGAGATGCTGGGACGGAAAGAGGACCTCCTCCACCACTGGAAGCACCAGCATAACTGTGAGGACCCTTCCAAACTGTGGGCTATTTTAAATACGGTCTCCAACCAGGGAGTGATCGAACTTCCCAGTGAAGCTGAGAAATGA
- the ZNF438 gene encoding zinc finger protein 438 isoform X4: MILRNWIQHHLHGDPHPCMYFLIDPDKRESNIPSGTIQSRKGLQNKSQFRTIAPKIVPKVLTSRMLPCHSPSRSDQVNLGPSINSKPLGMSTQNYALMQVAGQEGTFSLVALPHVASAQPIQKPRMSLPENLKLPIPRYQPPRNSKASRKKPILIFPKSGCSKAPAQTQMCPQMSPSPPHHPELLYKPSPFEEVPSLEQAPASISTAALTNGSDHGDLRPPVTNTHGSLNPPATPASSTPEEPAKQDLTDLSGKAHFVSKITSSKPSAVGSEKFKEQVDLAKTMTSLSPTILGNAVQLISSVPKGKLPIPPYSRMKTMEVYKIKSAANIAGFSLPGPKADCDKISSTTEGFNAATKVASRLPVPQVSQESACESAFCPPTKLDLNHKTKLNSGAAKRKGRKRKVPDEILAFQGKRRKCIINKCRDGKERVKNDPQEFRDQKLGTLKKYRSIMPKPIMVIPTLASLASPTTLQSQMLGGLGQDVLLNNSLTPKYLGCKQDSSSSPKPSSVFRNGFSGIKKPWHRCHVCNHHFQFKQHLRDHMNTHTNRRPYSCRICRKSYVRPGSLSTHMKLHHGENRLKKLMCCEFCAKVFGHIRVYFGHLKEVHRVVISTEPAPSELQPGDIPKNRDMSVRGMEGSLERENKSNLEEDFLLNQADEVKLQIKCGRCQITAQSFAEIKFHLLYVHGEEIEGRLQEGTFPGSKGTREELVQHASPDWKRHPERGKPEKVHSSSEESHACPRLKRQLHLHQNGVEMLMENEGPQSGTNKPRETCQGPEHPGLHTVLLWSHSGFNCLLCAEMLGRKEDLLHHWKHQHNCEDPSKLWAILNTVSNQGVIELPSEAEK, encoded by the exons ATGATTCTGAGAAATTGGATTCAACACCACCTTCATGGAGACCCTCACCCTTGTATGTACTTCCTGATAGATCCAGACAAGC GTGAATCAAACATCCCTTCTGGAACAATACAGAGTAGGAAAGGTTTGCAGAATAAGAGTCAGTTTAGGACCATTGCACCAAAAATTGTGCCCAAAGTCCTAACGTCCAGAATGCTGCCATGTCATTCACCATCACGCTCTGATCAGGTGAATCTGGGACCCTCCATCAACTCCAAGCCGCTGGGGATGTCCACCCAGAACTATGCCCTGATGCAGGTTGCTGGCCAGGAGGGGACATTTTCTCTTGTTGCTCTGCCACATGTTGCCTCAGCTCAGCCAATTCAGAAACCCAGAATGTCCCTACCTGAAAACCTGAAACTTCCTATTCCTAGATATCAACCCCCTAGAAATAGCAAAGCATCGAGAAAGAAACCCATCCTGATCTTTCCTAAGAGTGGCTGTAGCAAAGCTCCTGCCCAAACCCAAATGTGTCCTCAGATGTCCCCTTCCCCACCTCACCACCCTGAACTCCTGTACAAACCCAGTCCATTTGAGGAAGTACCATCACTAGAGCAAGCCCCAGCCAGCATTAGCACAGCTGCGCTGACCAATGGAAGTGACCATGGGGACTTGAGACCACCAGTGACCAACACCCATGGCAGTCTGAACCCTCCTGCTACCCCAGCATCATCCACACCAGAGGAGCCTGCCAAGCAGGACCTCACAGATCTTTCAGGGAAAGCACACTTTGTAAGCAAGATAACATCTAGTAAACCTTCTGCTGTTGGCAGtgaaaaatttaaagaacaagTTGATCTTGCAAAAACCATGACCAGTTTATCACCAACCATTCTTGGCAATGCAGTTCAGTTGATCTCTTCAGTCCCCAAAGGGAAACTGCCAATCCCACCCTACTCAAGAATGAAGACAATGGAGGTTTACAAAATCAAATCAGCTGCTAACATTGCAGGTTTTTCTTTACCAGGACCTAAGGCCGACTGTGATAAGATATCCTCCACCACAGAAGGCTTTAATGCAGCCACCAAGGTGGCAAGCAGGCTACCTGTTCCACAAGTGTCACAGGAGAGTGCCTGTGAAAGTGCCTTTTGTCCACCCACCAAACTTGATCTTaaccacaaaacaaaactgaacagTGGAGcagcaaagagaaaaggaagaaaacggAAGGTACCAGATGAAATTTTGGCATTTCAGGGAAAAAGGAGGAAATGTATCATTAATAAGTGTAGAGATGGtaaagaaagagtaaaaaatgatccccaagaattcaGAGACCAAAAGCTGGGGACCCTGAAAAAATACCGTAGCATTATGCCCAAACCTATCATGGTCatacccactttggcctccctgGCTTCTCCAACTACACTACAGTCCCAGATGCTTGGGGGCCTAGGACAGGATGTTTTGTTAAATAATTCACTCACTCCTAAATATCTTGGCTGTAAGCAAGACAGCAGCTCTTCCCCTAAGCCCAGCTCCGTGTTCAGAAATGGATTCTCTGGCATTAAGAAGCCTTGGCACAGATGTCACGTCTGCAACCACCACTTCCAGTTCAAACAGCACCTTCGAGACCACATGAATACACACACCAACAGACGCCCTTACAGTTGTCGGATTTGTCGCAAGTCCTATGTACGTCCTGGCAGCCTGAGCACACACATGAAACTTCATCATGGTGAGAACCGTCTGAAGAAACTCATGTGTTGTGAGTTTTGTGCAAAAGTGTTTGGCCACATCCGAGTCTATTTTGGCCATCTGAAAGAAGTGCATAGGGTTGTGATCAGCACTGAGCCTGCGCCCAGTGAACTGCAGCCAGGAGACATACCAAAGAACAGAGACATGAGTGTGCGAGGCATGGAGGGATCATTGGAGAG GGAAAACAAGTCCAACCTGGAAGAAGACTTCCTTCTAAACCAGGCAGATGAAGTCAAATTACAAATCAAATGTGGTCGTTGTCAGATTACTGCTCAGTCTTTTGcggaaataaaatttcatttactttATGTTCATGGAGAGGAAATTGAGGGCAGGCTACAAGAAGGGACCTTCCCAGGAAGCAAGGGGACTCGGGAAGAGTTGGTGCAGCACGCTAGCCCCGACTGGAAAAGGCATCCTGAGAGAGGGAAGCCAGAGAAGGTTCATTCCTCCTCCGAGGAGTCACACGCATGTCCAAGACTGAAAAGGCAGCTCCACCTTCATCAGAATGGCGTGGAAATGCTCATGGAAAATGAAGGACCCCAGTCAGGAACCAACAAGCCAAGGGAAACCTGCCAGGGCCCTGAGCATCCTGGCCTCCACACGGTTCTCTTGTGGTCCCATTCAGGCTTTAACTGCCTGCTTTGTGCAGAGATGCTGGGACGGAAAGAGGACCTCCTCCACCACTGGAAGCACCAGCATAACTGTGAGGACCCTTCCAAACTGTGGGCTATTTTAAATACGGTCTCCAACCAGGGAGTGATCGAACTTCCCAGTGAAGCTGAGAAATGA
- the ZNF438 gene encoding zinc finger protein 438 isoform X2, with amino-acid sequence MDSESNIPSGTIQSRKGLQNKSQFRTIAPKIVPKVLTSRMLPCHSPSRSDQVNLGPSINSKPLGMSTQNYALMQVAGQEGTFSLVALPHVASAQPIQKPRMSLPENLKLPIPRYQPPRNSKASRKKPILIFPKSGCSKAPAQTQMCPQMSPSPPHHPELLYKPSPFEEVPSLEQAPASISTAALTNGSDHGDLRPPVTNTHGSLNPPATPASSTPEEPAKQDLTDLSGKAHFVSKITSSKPSAVGSEKFKEQVDLAKTMTSLSPTILGNAVQLISSVPKGKLPIPPYSRMKTMEVYKIKSAANIAGFSLPGPKADCDKISSTTEGFNAATKVASRLPVPQVSQESACESAFCPPTKLDLNHKTKLNSGAAKRKGRKRKVPDEILAFQGKRRKCIINKCRDGKERVKNDPQEFRDQKLGTLKKYRSIMPKPIMVIPTLASLASPTTLQSQMLGGLGQDVLLNNSLTPKYLGCKQDSSSSPKPSSVFRNGFSGIKKPWHRCHVCNHHFQFKQHLRDHMNTHTNRRPYSCRICRKSYVRPGSLSTHMKLHHGENRLKKLMCCEFCAKVFGHIRVYFGHLKEVHRVVISTEPAPSELQPGDIPKNRDMSVRGMEGSLERENKSNLEEDFLLNQADEVKLQIKCGRCQITAQSFAEIKFHLLYVHGEEIEGRLQEGTFPGSKGTREELVQHASPDWKRHPERGKPEKVHSSSEESHACPRLKRQLHLHQNGVEMLMENEGPQSGTNKPRETCQGPEHPGLHTVLLWSHSGFNCLLCAEMLGRKEDLLHHWKHQHNCEDPSKLWAILNTVSNQGVIELPSEAEK; translated from the exons ATGGATA GTGAATCAAACATCCCTTCTGGAACAATACAGAGTAGGAAAGGTTTGCAGAATAAGAGTCAGTTTAGGACCATTGCACCAAAAATTGTGCCCAAAGTCCTAACGTCCAGAATGCTGCCATGTCATTCACCATCACGCTCTGATCAGGTGAATCTGGGACCCTCCATCAACTCCAAGCCGCTGGGGATGTCCACCCAGAACTATGCCCTGATGCAGGTTGCTGGCCAGGAGGGGACATTTTCTCTTGTTGCTCTGCCACATGTTGCCTCAGCTCAGCCAATTCAGAAACCCAGAATGTCCCTACCTGAAAACCTGAAACTTCCTATTCCTAGATATCAACCCCCTAGAAATAGCAAAGCATCGAGAAAGAAACCCATCCTGATCTTTCCTAAGAGTGGCTGTAGCAAAGCTCCTGCCCAAACCCAAATGTGTCCTCAGATGTCCCCTTCCCCACCTCACCACCCTGAACTCCTGTACAAACCCAGTCCATTTGAGGAAGTACCATCACTAGAGCAAGCCCCAGCCAGCATTAGCACAGCTGCGCTGACCAATGGAAGTGACCATGGGGACTTGAGACCACCAGTGACCAACACCCATGGCAGTCTGAACCCTCCTGCTACCCCAGCATCATCCACACCAGAGGAGCCTGCCAAGCAGGACCTCACAGATCTTTCAGGGAAAGCACACTTTGTAAGCAAGATAACATCTAGTAAACCTTCTGCTGTTGGCAGtgaaaaatttaaagaacaagTTGATCTTGCAAAAACCATGACCAGTTTATCACCAACCATTCTTGGCAATGCAGTTCAGTTGATCTCTTCAGTCCCCAAAGGGAAACTGCCAATCCCACCCTACTCAAGAATGAAGACAATGGAGGTTTACAAAATCAAATCAGCTGCTAACATTGCAGGTTTTTCTTTACCAGGACCTAAGGCCGACTGTGATAAGATATCCTCCACCACAGAAGGCTTTAATGCAGCCACCAAGGTGGCAAGCAGGCTACCTGTTCCACAAGTGTCACAGGAGAGTGCCTGTGAAAGTGCCTTTTGTCCACCCACCAAACTTGATCTTaaccacaaaacaaaactgaacagTGGAGcagcaaagagaaaaggaagaaaacggAAGGTACCAGATGAAATTTTGGCATTTCAGGGAAAAAGGAGGAAATGTATCATTAATAAGTGTAGAGATGGtaaagaaagagtaaaaaatgatccccaagaattcaGAGACCAAAAGCTGGGGACCCTGAAAAAATACCGTAGCATTATGCCCAAACCTATCATGGTCatacccactttggcctccctgGCTTCTCCAACTACACTACAGTCCCAGATGCTTGGGGGCCTAGGACAGGATGTTTTGTTAAATAATTCACTCACTCCTAAATATCTTGGCTGTAAGCAAGACAGCAGCTCTTCCCCTAAGCCCAGCTCCGTGTTCAGAAATGGATTCTCTGGCATTAAGAAGCCTTGGCACAGATGTCACGTCTGCAACCACCACTTCCAGTTCAAACAGCACCTTCGAGACCACATGAATACACACACCAACAGACGCCCTTACAGTTGTCGGATTTGTCGCAAGTCCTATGTACGTCCTGGCAGCCTGAGCACACACATGAAACTTCATCATGGTGAGAACCGTCTGAAGAAACTCATGTGTTGTGAGTTTTGTGCAAAAGTGTTTGGCCACATCCGAGTCTATTTTGGCCATCTGAAAGAAGTGCATAGGGTTGTGATCAGCACTGAGCCTGCGCCCAGTGAACTGCAGCCAGGAGACATACCAAAGAACAGAGACATGAGTGTGCGAGGCATGGAGGGATCATTGGAGAG GGAAAACAAGTCCAACCTGGAAGAAGACTTCCTTCTAAACCAGGCAGATGAAGTCAAATTACAAATCAAATGTGGTCGTTGTCAGATTACTGCTCAGTCTTTTGcggaaataaaatttcatttactttATGTTCATGGAGAGGAAATTGAGGGCAGGCTACAAGAAGGGACCTTCCCAGGAAGCAAGGGGACTCGGGAAGAGTTGGTGCAGCACGCTAGCCCCGACTGGAAAAGGCATCCTGAGAGAGGGAAGCCAGAGAAGGTTCATTCCTCCTCCGAGGAGTCACACGCATGTCCAAGACTGAAAAGGCAGCTCCACCTTCATCAGAATGGCGTGGAAATGCTCATGGAAAATGAAGGACCCCAGTCAGGAACCAACAAGCCAAGGGAAACCTGCCAGGGCCCTGAGCATCCTGGCCTCCACACGGTTCTCTTGTGGTCCCATTCAGGCTTTAACTGCCTGCTTTGTGCAGAGATGCTGGGACGGAAAGAGGACCTCCTCCACCACTGGAAGCACCAGCATAACTGTGAGGACCCTTCCAAACTGTGGGCTATTTTAAATACGGTCTCCAACCAGGGAGTGATCGAACTTCCCAGTGAAGCTGAGAAATGA
- the ZNF438 gene encoding zinc finger protein 438 isoform X3, with protein MLPCHSPSRSDQVNLGPSINSKPLGMSTQNYALMQVAGQEGTFSLVALPHVASAQPIQKPRMSLPENLKLPIPRYQPPRNSKASRKKPILIFPKSGCSKAPAQTQMCPQMSPSPPHHPELLYKPSPFEEVPSLEQAPASISTAALTNGSDHGDLRPPVTNTHGSLNPPATPASSTPEEPAKQDLTDLSGKAHFVSKITSSKPSAVGSEKFKEQVDLAKTMTSLSPTILGNAVQLISSVPKGKLPIPPYSRMKTMEVYKIKSAANIAGFSLPGPKADCDKISSTTEGFNAATKVASRLPVPQVSQESACESAFCPPTKLDLNHKTKLNSGAAKRKGRKRKVPDEILAFQGKRRKCIINKCRDGKERVKNDPQEFRDQKLGTLKKYRSIMPKPIMVIPTLASLASPTTLQSQMLGGLGQDVLLNNSLTPKYLGCKQDSSSSPKPSSVFRNGFSGIKKPWHRCHVCNHHFQFKQHLRDHMNTHTNRRPYSCRICRKSYVRPGSLSTHMKLHHGENRLKKLMCCEFCAKVFGHIRVYFGHLKEVHRVVISTEPAPSELQPGDIPKNRDMSVRGMEGSLERENKSNLEEDFLLNQADEVKLQIKCGRCQITAQSFAEIKFHLLYVHGEEIEGRLQEGTFPGSKGTREELVQHASPDWKRHPERGKPEKVHSSSEESHACPRLKRQLHLHQNGVEMLMENEGPQSGTNKPRETCQGPEHPGLHTVLLWSHSGFNCLLCAEMLGRKEDLLHHWKHQHNCEDPSKLWAILNTVSNQGVIELPSEAEK; from the exons ATGCTGCCATGTCATTCACCATCACGCTCTGATCAGGTGAATCTGGGACCCTCCATCAACTCCAAGCCGCTGGGGATGTCCACCCAGAACTATGCCCTGATGCAGGTTGCTGGCCAGGAGGGGACATTTTCTCTTGTTGCTCTGCCACATGTTGCCTCAGCTCAGCCAATTCAGAAACCCAGAATGTCCCTACCTGAAAACCTGAAACTTCCTATTCCTAGATATCAACCCCCTAGAAATAGCAAAGCATCGAGAAAGAAACCCATCCTGATCTTTCCTAAGAGTGGCTGTAGCAAAGCTCCTGCCCAAACCCAAATGTGTCCTCAGATGTCCCCTTCCCCACCTCACCACCCTGAACTCCTGTACAAACCCAGTCCATTTGAGGAAGTACCATCACTAGAGCAAGCCCCAGCCAGCATTAGCACAGCTGCGCTGACCAATGGAAGTGACCATGGGGACTTGAGACCACCAGTGACCAACACCCATGGCAGTCTGAACCCTCCTGCTACCCCAGCATCATCCACACCAGAGGAGCCTGCCAAGCAGGACCTCACAGATCTTTCAGGGAAAGCACACTTTGTAAGCAAGATAACATCTAGTAAACCTTCTGCTGTTGGCAGtgaaaaatttaaagaacaagTTGATCTTGCAAAAACCATGACCAGTTTATCACCAACCATTCTTGGCAATGCAGTTCAGTTGATCTCTTCAGTCCCCAAAGGGAAACTGCCAATCCCACCCTACTCAAGAATGAAGACAATGGAGGTTTACAAAATCAAATCAGCTGCTAACATTGCAGGTTTTTCTTTACCAGGACCTAAGGCCGACTGTGATAAGATATCCTCCACCACAGAAGGCTTTAATGCAGCCACCAAGGTGGCAAGCAGGCTACCTGTTCCACAAGTGTCACAGGAGAGTGCCTGTGAAAGTGCCTTTTGTCCACCCACCAAACTTGATCTTaaccacaaaacaaaactgaacagTGGAGcagcaaagagaaaaggaagaaaacggAAGGTACCAGATGAAATTTTGGCATTTCAGGGAAAAAGGAGGAAATGTATCATTAATAAGTGTAGAGATGGtaaagaaagagtaaaaaatgatccccaagaattcaGAGACCAAAAGCTGGGGACCCTGAAAAAATACCGTAGCATTATGCCCAAACCTATCATGGTCatacccactttggcctccctgGCTTCTCCAACTACACTACAGTCCCAGATGCTTGGGGGCCTAGGACAGGATGTTTTGTTAAATAATTCACTCACTCCTAAATATCTTGGCTGTAAGCAAGACAGCAGCTCTTCCCCTAAGCCCAGCTCCGTGTTCAGAAATGGATTCTCTGGCATTAAGAAGCCTTGGCACAGATGTCACGTCTGCAACCACCACTTCCAGTTCAAACAGCACCTTCGAGACCACATGAATACACACACCAACAGACGCCCTTACAGTTGTCGGATTTGTCGCAAGTCCTATGTACGTCCTGGCAGCCTGAGCACACACATGAAACTTCATCATGGTGAGAACCGTCTGAAGAAACTCATGTGTTGTGAGTTTTGTGCAAAAGTGTTTGGCCACATCCGAGTCTATTTTGGCCATCTGAAAGAAGTGCATAGGGTTGTGATCAGCACTGAGCCTGCGCCCAGTGAACTGCAGCCAGGAGACATACCAAAGAACAGAGACATGAGTGTGCGAGGCATGGAGGGATCATTGGAGAG GGAAAACAAGTCCAACCTGGAAGAAGACTTCCTTCTAAACCAGGCAGATGAAGTCAAATTACAAATCAAATGTGGTCGTTGTCAGATTACTGCTCAGTCTTTTGcggaaataaaatttcatttactttATGTTCATGGAGAGGAAATTGAGGGCAGGCTACAAGAAGGGACCTTCCCAGGAAGCAAGGGGACTCGGGAAGAGTTGGTGCAGCACGCTAGCCCCGACTGGAAAAGGCATCCTGAGAGAGGGAAGCCAGAGAAGGTTCATTCCTCCTCCGAGGAGTCACACGCATGTCCAAGACTGAAAAGGCAGCTCCACCTTCATCAGAATGGCGTGGAAATGCTCATGGAAAATGAAGGACCCCAGTCAGGAACCAACAAGCCAAGGGAAACCTGCCAGGGCCCTGAGCATCCTGGCCTCCACACGGTTCTCTTGTGGTCCCATTCAGGCTTTAACTGCCTGCTTTGTGCAGAGATGCTGGGACGGAAAGAGGACCTCCTCCACCACTGGAAGCACCAGCATAACTGTGAGGACCCTTCCAAACTGTGGGCTATTTTAAATACGGTCTCCAACCAGGGAGTGATCGAACTTCCCAGTGAAGCTGAGAAATGA